The Winogradskyella schleiferi genome contains the following window.
AATCCAAAATTTAAAAGTTGTTATGTCTTTCCATATTTAATTATAATACCTATTTGTCCTGCATGATACGTGGTATGCGAAATAATTCTACCAAAAGCTTCTGCTTTACTTTTCGTACCAAATTCTTTAGTTACAACTGTAGTTTCCCAGTCTGAATCTTGCTGTTTTTTTACAATAGACTGTAACACTTTATAGGAATGATTCACATAGTCTAACAACTCATTAAGGTTTGTCCATTCTCCAGAGTCTTTTTGAGCAATAACTGTTTTCGCTATTACTTTGGTATGGCTAGCTCCAAATACATTTTTGGCAAAAAGCAATTCAACATCACCAATATGACGGATTAAGAAACCGATACTATTGGGAGAGGGCAATAGTTTTTTTGTCAAATCCTCTTCAGTAAGATGGTGCAACTGATTTGTAAAGCGTGTTCTTGCTTCTATCCAAAGGTCTAGCAGTAATTGTGTTTTAGTTAACATGATTGGTGCGGTATTGAGGTGATTAAAAAACCAACGGATTAGAATCGTATTTCTTTAAAACAGATAGTAAATCCGTCAAAGGAAGCTCAATAGCGTACACACCTGTATAAGATGGACAAATCACGCAATCGTCAAAGTAGAATTCAACATAGGTTTCGTTGAGTACAAAGTTGTTTTTGCTGGCGAAGAAATCTTCTGAAGAAATGTCCCAACACTCATAGTACATTTCGCCTTTACCAATTTCTTTATTAATGTTTTCGTTTATGATTTCTACTAACTCTTCTTCTGAACCTTGATTAAAAAAATCCTCATAAGCCATAAACACGCCGTTTTCTAAATCGAAGTTAAAACAGTCGAAAGCATAACTGGGATGCACCGCTCCATTGTAAAAATTCTCTTTGTAAAACAACACGCTTATAAGCCGGTCATTAACATTATAAATTTTATAATCTATTAATCGTTCCTCTCTGAACGTTTTGGCAGTAATACTATCACATAATAATTTACTTTCTAAAATATCTGCCTCGGTTTTGGTGATGTTAACGTAATAGTCATTAATAAAATCATTAAAATTTCTGTTCGTTGGCTTATATGATTCATTGAGCAAAGGGTACTTAAAATTAATGGTATAATCTTTTTTTTCAACGAGATAATGTTTATCCAAAATCAGTTTTTGAAGCTCTTCACTTTCATCTTTTTTCTCTATGAGTTGTTTTTGCTTTAATTCAATCGTTATAGACTTATCCAAAGTTTCAATATCAACATCATCAATTTGAATGGTATCATTTGAAACTTGAATATCCTCCTCAATCACTTCATTGTCAAAGCTGTTTTCTTCACGATTGTCATCTTTACAAGCTGAAAACATTACAATTAGTACAATAATATATATAAATTTCATAGTCCTTTATTTTGAATTAATTGTGTCTCATTTTACCTGTAATCTCATCAACTTTAATCTGGAAAACAATTGGTAGATCGTCTTTATATATTTTACTCGAAAATTCACTTATAAAATCCAGCTTTCTATGTTCTTGGCCAATGATTAGATCTTTGACACCTAAAGAAAAGATGTGCAATTGCGCTTTGGCATGGCTTCCGGAAAGCTCCTTAAACGTGCCATGGGCAAGAACCGAATTCCATGAATTAACGGAATCCACTTCAGATACTCCTAGAGATACGTTTTCGTTTTTACGCATAGCTCTAATTTTATGCCCTTCTGCTGAGTACCCAATAATGACACTATCTTTATTATCATAAAAATAAGTTATTGGCACTACGTATGGTCTGCCTCTATAGATATAGGATATATTTCCTATATAGTTTGATGCCAGGATTTTTGTGCTTTCTTTTTGATTCAAATTTCTGATCATGGCGTTGTTTTTAGAGTTACACCTAAATTATTGAAAATGTTTTATTTAGATTATGATATTAGTCAGTGTCTTTAAATTACATTTTTATTTTTTCTTTAATCGTCTTTTATCCCTTAATGCCCAATAAATTCCTTTGACATCTGAAGCCCAATTATCGTACATAAAAATGAGCGAGATTTCCTCAAAGGTTTCCAATAAGCCAATGCCAATCATGATATAGAATAGTGGGTAATTAGGTGAGAAAAACAGAGACCATAAAATAAAAGCACTCTGCATTATAGCAGAAAGCTTAGCCAAATAGGTGTGGAAAGCAGTGGCTTTTCCATATTTGGAATAAGCGATAATCATTTGTAAAATATAGGGGACAAAAGCAATAAGAATTAAAACAAGATTGGTTTTAATAAAATCGGTTTCATAATAGAATAACCCTATTAATCCTAAAATAAGGGTGATTTGGTCGCCAAAAGAGTCCAATTGAGAACCTCTAGGACTTGTAATCTTCAATTTTCGTGCTAAATAGCCGTCAATAGCATCTGTTGAATAGCTTACGAGTAGGAGCCATGTAAAAATTAAGCGTTGGTCGAACCAGACTAGAGCTAATAGAAATGGTGCCGAAAAAATTCTGTAGAATGAAAACCAATCTGCAATGTTGAAATTTTTGAACGTGAGCATTGTTGTAACACTTTAGGTAAAATTATCACATTGCTATTGAATTTAAAATGAGAAATATCAGTTAAATATGGAGAAACCCAAAGCGTGAAAAAACTGCAATCATTTCATGCTATACCGAAGTAATCTTAAGGCGTTCAATACGACAACAATCGTAGAGCCTTCATGAAATGCTACTGCTACACCAATATTTGTTAACCCTAAAATAGTCACCGGAACTAATAGAACCACAACACCAAGACTTATAAAAATGTTTTGTTTGATGATACGCTTTGATGCGCGACTCAAACCAATAACAAAAGGTAAGTTTTCAATTTTATCGGACATTAAAGCCACATCCGCAGTTTCTAATGCCACATCGCTTCCTGCTGCTCCCATCGCAACACTAACTGTACTTAATGCCATTGCTGGTGCATCGTTAACACCATCACCAACCATTGCTATTTTCTTGTCTCGTTTAATTAATTGTTTAATTGCTGAAACTTTGTCTTCTGGCAGTAAGTTTCCTTTGGCTTCTGTGAGTCCGATTTGTTTTGCAATAGCATCTCCGACATTTTGATGGTCTCCTGTGAGCATGATCATGTATTTAATGCCAATTTCTTTTAATCGCTTTAAGGTCGAAGCCGCAGTTTTACGAGGTAAATCCATGACACTAATTAGTCCTACAATTTTAGTTTTATAAGCTACTAGCATTACCGTATGGCCATTTTTTAAAAGCTGATCCATTTTAGGGCGAATGGTATCATCTACTTTTATCCTTGAATCTTCCATGAGTTTTATATTGCCTATAAAAACCCTATCATCAGCATAGAATGCATTTATACCTTTTCCCTGAACAGCATTAACGTTAGACGCTTTATGTTGAGACTCTAAATTGTATTTTAATTTTAAATCATTAGTTATGGCTTTAGCTAACGGATGGTTGCTTAAACTCTCAACATCCACTACTAATTGTGCTAAATCGCTTTCTCCTAAATCGCCTAGAGGAATCAAATTTGTAAGTTTTGGCTTGCCTTCAGTTAATGTGCCTGTTTTATCAAATGCGATTGTTGTGATTTCTCCTAAATCCTCCAAAGCTTTACCTCCTTTGATGAGCACTCCATTTTGTGCCGCTCTAGCTATTCCACTCAAAACGGCACTTGGTGTAGAAATTGCCAACGCACAAGGACTAGCTGCTACCAATACCGTAATTGCTCGGTATAAACTCGTATCAAAACTTTCATCTCTAATCAAGAATACAAAACACAGCAGAAAGACCACTAAAATAACTATGGGTACATACCATTTTTCAAACTTTTTAGTGATTCGTTGTGTAGGGGATTTTTGGGCCTCAACCTCACTAACCATTTGAACTAACCGTGATACGGTAGAATCTTTACTTAATTTAAGTACCAGAACTTCAAGGCTGCTATCACCATTAATGGTACCAGCAAATACGATATGTTTTTTATCTATGTGTTTAAAATCTGGTAAATTATGTGTAGATTCTCTAAAGGTTTTATCAATAGGGATGCTTTCGCCTGTAATTGGTGCTTGATTGACACTACTGCTACCACTAATGATAACTCCATCTGCAGCAATTTTTGTATTGGTTTTAATAACGATGACGTCGTTTATTTTTAGGTCTTCAATTGGTATGTCTTCCAATGTTCCGTTCCTCTTAACCAGCGCTGTTTTTGGTGAGAGATTTCCCAAAGCTTTAATTGATTTTTTAGCCTTGTTCATGGCATGATGCTCTAACGCATGGCCTAAACTAAATAAAAATAGAAGTAACGCACCTTCTGCCCAACTGCCTATATAGGCTGCGCCAACTGCGGCAGCAATCATTAAAAAATCAATATCAAACTCGCCCTTGGGGATTTTTTTTGAAGCTTCAACAGAGATGAAAACACCACCGAAAAAATAGGATATTATATAGCTCAACAAAGACATCCAATCTGCTAAGCCAGTTAATTTTTCAATTAAAAAGCCTATAAATAGAAATACGCCACATAAGATGGCGAAGTAGAGTTCAGTTTTTTTGCCTATAATTTGATGATTTAGGTGCAAGGTCGGTTTTTTATTTGCCATTAAAAATGATGCGTTCTTGATTCAAAATTAACAATAATTAATGGTCAGTAAGCACTTGAGCTTATCAATACCAATTATATTCTAAAAGACTATTGTGGATTTTTAGATTTTTCTGACCTTATTTTCAATTCAGGAATTTTTATAAGCTCAAAAGTTGTCGATGCCAATACTACTTCTCCATTGGTTTTTTCAAAAGCTTTACGAATGCTATCGTGAAGAAGATGTTTGGTCAACCGTCTTTTTTTGTAATCTACAATATATCTTAAATTAAATTCTACCCAATTATCCGTTAGTCTAATAGCAAGTGTGGGTTCAACTTCAGCATCTTCAATGTAAAATTTGTTCACTACGTCTTCCCATTGCGATTTAGATGCTATTGTGTATTCTGAAAGTATTTCTGAAGCCATCTTAATAACAATAGATTTTGCCAATTCCATATCAGAACCATAACGAATCGGTAAATTGAATTGATCCCATATAAAGGGGAAATCCTGCGAATAGTTATAGATTGGTCCTTTAAAAACGAAGGCATTGCTCAACTTCACAATGCGCCCGCTATAATTATCACTTTCTACCCATTTTCCTATTTCCATCATGGTGGTATAAATACTATCCACATCAATAACATCGCCTTTAATACCATTGATTTCAATACGATCACCTGGCTTATAAACTTTTACTAAAAAGATATAAATGGAACCAGCAATGCTTAATATGAGTTCTTGTAGCGTAAATGCCAAACCTGCTGTAAATAACCCGATGATTATGGTAAAATCCTTAATCGTTCCAGAAAAATAAGTGATGGCTAAAAAAACTAATAACACGTAA
Protein-coding sequences here:
- a CDS encoding heavy metal translocating P-type ATPase, with protein sequence MANKKPTLHLNHQIIGKKTELYFAILCGVFLFIGFLIEKLTGLADWMSLLSYIISYFFGGVFISVEASKKIPKGEFDIDFLMIAAAVGAAYIGSWAEGALLLFLFSLGHALEHHAMNKAKKSIKALGNLSPKTALVKRNGTLEDIPIEDLKINDVIVIKTNTKIAADGVIISGSSSVNQAPITGESIPIDKTFRESTHNLPDFKHIDKKHIVFAGTINGDSSLEVLVLKLSKDSTVSRLVQMVSEVEAQKSPTQRITKKFEKWYVPIVILVVFLLCFVFLIRDESFDTSLYRAITVLVAASPCALAISTPSAVLSGIARAAQNGVLIKGGKALEDLGEITTIAFDKTGTLTEGKPKLTNLIPLGDLGESDLAQLVVDVESLSNHPLAKAITNDLKLKYNLESQHKASNVNAVQGKGINAFYADDRVFIGNIKLMEDSRIKVDDTIRPKMDQLLKNGHTVMLVAYKTKIVGLISVMDLPRKTAASTLKRLKEIGIKYMIMLTGDHQNVGDAIAKQIGLTEAKGNLLPEDKVSAIKQLIKRDKKIAMVGDGVNDAPAMALSTVSVAMGAAGSDVALETADVALMSDKIENLPFVIGLSRASKRIIKQNIFISLGVVVLLVPVTILGLTNIGVAVAFHEGSTIVVVLNALRLLRYSMK
- a CDS encoding pyridoxamine 5'-phosphate oxidase family protein, which encodes MIRNLNQKESTKILASNYIGNISYIYRGRPYVVPITYFYDNKDSVIIGYSAEGHKIRAMRKNENVSLGVSEVDSVNSWNSVLAHGTFKELSGSHAKAQLHIFSLGVKDLIIGQEHRKLDFISEFSSKIYKDDLPIVFQIKVDEITGKMRHN
- a CDS encoding RsiV family protein; translation: MKFIYIIVLIVMFSACKDDNREENSFDNEVIEEDIQVSNDTIQIDDVDIETLDKSITIELKQKQLIEKKDESEELQKLILDKHYLVEKKDYTINFKYPLLNESYKPTNRNFNDFINDYYVNITKTEADILESKLLCDSITAKTFREERLIDYKIYNVNDRLISVLFYKENFYNGAVHPSYAFDCFNFDLENGVFMAYEDFFNQGSEEELVEIINENINKEIGKGEMYYECWDISSEDFFASKNNFVLNETYVEFYFDDCVICPSYTGVYAIELPLTDLLSVLKKYDSNPLVF
- a CDS encoding DinB family protein; the encoded protein is MLTKTQLLLDLWIEARTRFTNQLHHLTEEDLTKKLLPSPNSIGFLIRHIGDVELLFAKNVFGASHTKVIAKTVIAQKDSGEWTNLNELLDYVNHSYKVLQSIVKKQQDSDWETTVVTKEFGTKSKAEAFGRIISHTTYHAGQIGIIIKYGKT
- a CDS encoding mechanosensitive ion channel family protein, whose amino-acid sequence is MTVIEQIKEWLYTNPFMWSVIKFLFILVLILFVIQLLRRYLKKRISNTVIRYKAQKGIEIIGYVLLVFLAITYFSGTIKDFTIIIGLFTAGLAFTLQELILSIAGSIYIFLVKVYKPGDRIEINGIKGDVIDVDSIYTTMMEIGKWVESDNYSGRIVKLSNAFVFKGPIYNYSQDFPFIWDQFNLPIRYGSDMELAKSIVIKMASEILSEYTIASKSQWEDVVNKFYIEDAEVEPTLAIRLTDNWVEFNLRYIVDYKKRRLTKHLLHDSIRKAFEKTNGEVVLASTTFELIKIPELKIRSEKSKNPQ
- a CDS encoding CDP-alcohol phosphatidyltransferase family protein, producing the protein MLTFKNFNIADWFSFYRIFSAPFLLALVWFDQRLIFTWLLLVSYSTDAIDGYLARKLKITSPRGSQLDSFGDQITLILGLIGLFYYETDFIKTNLVLILIAFVPYILQMIIAYSKYGKATAFHTYLAKLSAIMQSAFILWSLFFSPNYPLFYIMIGIGLLETFEEISLIFMYDNWASDVKGIYWALRDKRRLKKK